One region of Vigna angularis cultivar LongXiaoDou No.4 chromosome 10, ASM1680809v1, whole genome shotgun sequence genomic DNA includes:
- the LOC128194374 gene encoding uncharacterized protein LOC128194374 — MAPRLPPPPQPSEPDASNNSRLLENIIERLQQQNTTLMEQNAALVQQNQTAMQGLEASRASSETTQRQLMEILATTRHTAGASSSNAAPPAAEWSLESFLQHHPAKFSGKGLPDEADQWLRDIEKIFNAKRCPDENRLSYAEYLLTGEASHWWTSARAILADARQPVTWEVFRAKFYEEYFPDSVRFAKEVEFLQLVQGGMSVSEYTNKFKHLVRFNTMATSEVWQCRKFENGLRSDLKVLISSLCIRTFPAMVERAKVLERNMAEAERQKRSQQVSRGPIVSRGGAVQRRPPYARPNQSSQTSGSQVVVPVGQSGQGGVVCFRCGGPHYRSSCPQLVGVKQCNRCGRNGHLDHECNMSGRAVMRPPNAGRNQARGGRAQAIGRVYAITSAEAASSAKELVFPGEEEEVLSVTLGQLKEDIMEGASCFLIMTHEDQGSREMVEGRSSTRNGNGRSVVDEFADVFPEEIPGLPPQREVEFTIDLVTTAAPISVQPYRMSPAELAELKEQIEELIEKKFIRPSVSPWGAPVLLVRKKDGSSRLCIDYRQLNKLTIKNKYPLPRIDDLLDQLHGATVFSKIDLRSGYHQIRVKEDDIQKTAFRSRYGHYEYVVMPFGVTNAPAVFMEYMNRIFKPYLDEFVVVFIDDILIYSKTEDEHEEHLRLVLGVLREKELYAKLSKCEFWMKEIQFLGHVVSAGGISVDPAKVRAVLDWESPSSVTEVRSFVGLAGYYRRFIEGFAKIVAPLTQLTRKDQPFAWTDRCEASFQELKVKLTSAPVLVIPDTSKPFEVYCDASHQGLGCVLMQERRAVAYASRQLRIHERNYPTHDLELAAVVFALKIWRHFLYGSTFQVFSDHKSLKYLFDQKELNMRQRRWLEFLKDYDFELLYHPGKANVVADALSRKVVHMSSMLVRELSLVESFRDLRLQFELESSSIKCCTLSISSDVFDRIRMKQREDEELEAHHSRLSMHPGMTKMYQDLRKSFWWPGMKGDVARFVASCLTCQRAKAEYQRPGGLLQQLEIPEWKWDSISMDFVTHLPRTVRNHDSIWVIVDRLTKSAHFLAVNLKMSMTSLAKLYIKEIVRLHGVPSNRLRTSLSRQKSYADRRRRPLEFTAGEHVFLRLNPVTGVGRAIRPKKLSPKFIGPYQILRKIGPVAYELALPPQLSNLHPVFHVSQLRKYIANPSHVLELEDIQLRPDRTLELHPVRVEDSRTKYYKGKDVRLVKMVWDAKTGDSTWEVESAMRDLYPQLFTGKF; from the exons ATGGCACCTAGATTGCCTCCCCCTCCTCAGCCGAGTGAACCTGATGCTTCCAACAACTCTAGATTGTTGGAGAACATCATTGAGAGActccaacaacaaaataccACATTGATGGAACAAAATGCCGCGTTAGTGCAGCAAAACCAAACAGCCATGCAAGGTTTGGAAGCTTCACGTGCTAGCTCGGAAACAACTCAACGTCAGCTGATGGAGATTCTAGCAACAACAAGGCACACTGCGGGAGCGTCTTCTTCCAACGCTGCCCCGCCTGCAGCtgaatggagcttggagagttttctccaacaccatccggctAAGTTCAGTGGGAAAGGTCTCCCAGATGAAGCAGATCAGTGGTTAAGGGATATCGAGAAGATTTTCAATGCCAAGAGATGCCCAGATGAGAATAGATTATCGTACGCGGAGTATTTATTGACGGGAGAAGCAAGTCATTGGTGGACGAGCGCGAGAGCCATTCTCGCAGACGCACGACAACCGGTCACTTGGGAAGTGTTTAGGGCcaaattttatgaagaatattttccGGACAGCGTTCGGTTTGCGAAGGAAGTAGAATTTCTACAACTGGTTCAAGGAGGTATGTCTGTTTCCGAATATACCAATAAGTTCAAACATCTCGTCAGATTCAATACCATGGCCACAAGTGAAGTATGGCAGTGTAGAAAGTTTGAAAACGGATTGCGGAGCGACTTGAAAGTGTTGATATCCAGTTTGTGTATCCGAACGTTCCCTGCTATGGTTGAGAGAGCCAAGGTCCTGGAGAGGAACATGGCAGAAGCGGAACGTCAGAAGAGGTCGCAACAAGTGAGTCGAGGACCAATCGTGTCCAGGGGAGGTGCTGTACAGAGGAGACCTCCTTACGCTCGTCCGAATCAGTCTTCCCAGACGAGCGGATCTCAAGTAGTGGTTCCTGTCGGACAGTCTGGACAGGGAGGTGTAGTTTGTTTCCGTTGTGGAGGGCCTCATTATAGGTCTTCCTGTCCTCAATTGGTGGGAGTAAAGCAGTGTAATCGTTGCGGAAGAAACGGGCACTTGGATCACGAGTGCAATATGAGTGGGCGTGCGGTGATGAGGCCACCCAATGCTGGAAGGAATCAGGCGAGAGGAGGACGAGCCCAAGCAATTGGGCGAGTATATGCTATAACGAGCGCGGAGGCAGCGAGCTCAG cgaAGGAGTTGGTCTtccctggtgaagaagaagaagttctttcagtgacgctcggtcagctgaaAGAAGATATTATGGAAGGCGCCAGCTGTTTCCTGATTATGACTCACGAGGATCAAGGATCCAGAGAAATGGTGGAAGGACGATCATCCACTAGAAACGGTAATGGACGGTCGGTTGTAGACGAGTTTGCGGACGTTTTTCCGGAAGAGATCCCTGGACTTCCCCCTCAGCGTGAAGTGGAGTTCACAATTGATTTGGTGACCACAGCGGCTCCCATCTCGGTTCAGCCGTATAGGATGTCGCCTGCGGAGTTAGCTGAGCTAAAGGAGCAGATTGAGGAGTTGATAGAGAAGAAATTCATTAGGCCGAGCGTTTCACCGTGGGGAGCGCCCGTGCTGTTAGTGAgaaagaaggatggcagctctcggttatGTATTGACTACAGGCAGttgaataagctgaccatcaagaacaaatacccgttgccaaggattgatGACTTGTTGGATCAACTGCATGGGGCAACGGTGTTCTCTAAGATTGATTTGCGTTCGGGATATCACCAAATCAGAGTGAAGGAGGACGACATCCAGAAGACTGCTTTCAGGTCACGTTATGGGCACTATGAATATGTGGTGATGCCTTTTGGGGTAACGAACGCTCCAGCCGTGTTCATGGAGTACATGAACCGCATATTCAAGCCTTATTTGGACGAGTTTGTGGTTGTCTttatagatgatattctcatctattcCAAGACCGAAGACGAGCATGAAGAACACCTTAGACTGGTACTTGGAGTGTTGCGAGAGAAAGAACtatatgccaagttgtctaaatgcgaattctggatgaaggagatTCAGTTTTTGGGTCACGTGGTGTCGGCTGGAGGCATCTCAGTGGATCCAGCGAAAGTGCGAGCGGTACTAGATTGGGAGAGTCCGAGTTCGGTCACGGAAGTACGCAGTTTTGTTGGACTGGCGGGCTATTACAGACGTTTCATTGAAGGttttgctaagatagtagcgCCGCTAACTCAATTGACCCGTAAAGATCAGCctttcgcttggaccgatcgttgTGAAGCCAGTTTTCAGGAGTTGAAGGTGAAGCTGACGAGCGCCCCGGTGCTGGTTATTCCGGATACGTCTAAACCGTTTGAAGTCTATTGCGACGCTTCTCATCAAGGTCTGGGATGTGTTTTGATGCAAGAGAGGCGAGCGGTAGCGTATGCATCTCGGCAGCTGAGGATTCACGAGAGGaattacccaacgcacgacctggagttggcagcggtcgtttttgcACTGAAGATCTGGAGGCATTTCTTGTATGGATCCacgttccaagtcttcagtgatcacaagagtctcaagtacctctttgatcagaaggagttgaatatgagacagaggaggtggcttgagttcttgAAGGACTATGATTTCGAGCTGCTCTATCATCCCGGAAAAGCAAACGTGGTAGCGGACGCTCTAAGCAGAAAAGTGGTGCATATGTCGTCTATGTTGGTACGCGAGCTGAGCTTGGTAGAGAGTTTCAGAGATCTAAGGCTACAATTTGAGTTAGAATCAAGCAGTATCAAGTGTTGTACCCTTAGCATATCTAGCGACGTGTTTGATCGGATTAGGATGAAGCAACGCGAGGATGAAGAGCTG GAAGCTCATCAtagccgtcttagcatgcaccctggcatgactaagatgtatcaagacctccggaaatcgttttggtggcctggaatgaagggtgatgtcgctcgtttcgTGGCATCATGTCTAACCTGTCAACGAGCGAAGGCAGAATATCAAAGACCTGGCGGATTACTTCAACAGTTGgaaattcccgaatggaagtgggatagcatcTCCATGGACTTTGTGACTCATCTACCACGAACGGTTAGGAATCATGATTCAATttgggtgatcgtggatagATTGACTAAAAGCGCTCACTTCTTGGCCGTGAATCTGAAGATGTCCATGACAAGTTTGGCCAAGTTGTATATcaaggagatcgttcgtcttcatggagtgccttcaa ATAGATTGAGGACGTCCTTGAGCAGGCAGAAATCCTATGCggatagaagaagaagaccattggagtttacTGCAGGAGAGCATGTGTTCCTTCGACTAAATCCAGTCACTGGTGTAGGACGAGCCattcgtccaaagaagctgtcTCCCAAGTTTATTGGACCCTACCAGATATTGAGGAAGATCGGACCAGTGGCGTACGAGCTTGCGTTGCCACCTCAACTATCCAACCTTCATCCTGTTTTCCACGTCTCTCAACTTCGAAAGTATATAGCAAATCCGTCACACGTACTGGAGTTAGAAGACATTCAACTACGTCCAGACCGAACGTTAGAACTGCATCCAGTCCGTGTTGAAGATAGCcgcaccaagtactacaagGGCAAGGACGTTCGTTTGGTGAAGATGGTGTGGGACGCTAAGACTGGAGATTCAACGTGGGAAGTGGAGAGTGCAATGAGGGACTTGTATCCGCAACTATTCACGGGTAAGTTctaa